In the genome of Segatella copri, one region contains:
- a CDS encoding smalltalk protein, translating into MMKKETWKMVIQIAISILTAIATSLGVTSCM; encoded by the coding sequence ATGATGAAAAAGGAAACCTGGAAAATGGTGATTCAGATAGCCATCAGCATCCTGACGGCTATCGCCACCTCGCTCGGCGTAACGAGCTGCATGTAA
- a CDS encoding two-component regulator propeller domain-containing protein, with amino-acid sequence MMIILAGALCMAMVPASSWGRNMTGNPQMRSITMNTGLPSNAVKSIVQDKNGFVWLATDYGLCRYDGYQVITYYNATMQLNQEILALAVCDEGLLVGTSKGVFLFNFTTEQFQKLDEKITSSVNHIVVDGEHNAWISTGTQGIFKFNLTSHYCHHYPMKASRGSVDCVLIDVNSHVWALSLKAGASLFRLQKTADNFKPFALKGDATQLRGMAMLANADGSILVGTWKEGLFRVSNDGFAKLLIPPVPGNGMNFIHKLYGDSRYVLVGSDDGLVQYDRMTNQWRMLSEVENPARRTAERFVYGIMRDREDGLWIGTYYGGVNYIPSSAMRNRFDMYFPTLGGLQGSVVSRFAEDARHRIWIATDDAGLDCYDPQTDSFVDFPGKQEMAKYNAHALFVDGDNLWVGTYGRGIIRMNMTTGAQTPVRMDSYVLSSSCYNFFRDRKHRLWATSMLGAFLFDDQKQEFRRVKLFNGLTIDMEEDRQGNLWFATQENGLWCLRRNNTWKQYLYSEKDTSSLGSNQVNSIQTDGKGRLFVATLQGLCEYQPSSDSFRRIAVDAPSQDFKSILFAQGSMWLSSGKGIVKYSEDKLVQKFCRFDGLTSDQFLANSCLLSSDGRIYFGTTQGFNAFRPQQVTLNRIAPPVAITSLSLFNKRMEVGSDKLPEALDKVDEISLSHDENAVTFSFSALSYVSPEKNLYSYKLDGFDDEWTTTHEPRAAYTNLPAGSYTFRVKATNNDGVWSEDEATLQIVVHPPFWWSLPAKLIYLLLIGLLVWYQWKKLKLRHQQELDSLAEKKELELRDARLQFFAMVAREIRIPLTLILGPLDALKEKWQKVKEGLMEDDMKNEDSRKNRMNKDDMKNVDEMDGLIDVFSRNSQRMLTLVDQLLDGNRVELMEAESSAESSAVSASASEPSSEPVPEAPMDNRPTILVVENDKDMRDFIVNSLSEKYRMLVADNGVQALRILSKHDELSLIITSWIMPVMNGVEFCQKVRQNKSICHLPIVILSAKTDEDSKAQSKICGADVFISKPFSMKYLVASVNQLIEMRRTLIFRFPKETAAGDSSKASSANSSAGPSAGLSAGPLAGLSSGPAAEFVSFASSAESSAAEEENYSPERRFLVDLEKLIKDNLANPDLNVQFLADKLGMSRSSLFNKVKTLLAVTPNELIQAIRLSTAARLLQERKYRISEVSEMTGFSSSSYFAKCFQKQYGMKPAEYVNLL; translated from the coding sequence ATGATGATAATCCTAGCTGGCGCCCTTTGCATGGCAATGGTGCCAGCCAGCTCATGGGGCAGGAATATGACCGGAAATCCGCAAATGCGCTCCATTACTATGAACACGGGATTGCCCAGCAATGCCGTGAAGAGCATTGTGCAGGATAAAAACGGCTTTGTATGGCTAGCCACCGATTACGGACTCTGCCGCTACGACGGCTACCAGGTAATCACCTACTACAATGCCACCATGCAGCTCAACCAGGAAATCCTGGCACTTGCCGTCTGCGACGAAGGTCTCCTGGTGGGAACCTCTAAGGGAGTCTTCCTCTTCAATTTCACCACCGAGCAATTTCAGAAGCTCGATGAAAAGATTACTTCCTCCGTCAACCATATTGTTGTTGATGGGGAACATAATGCATGGATTTCCACCGGAACCCAGGGAATCTTCAAATTCAACCTTACCAGCCATTACTGTCACCATTATCCCATGAAGGCGAGCAGGGGCAGCGTAGATTGCGTGCTCATTGATGTCAACAGCCATGTGTGGGCGCTCAGCCTCAAGGCAGGGGCTTCGCTCTTCCGCCTTCAGAAAACTGCCGACAACTTCAAGCCTTTCGCCCTGAAGGGAGATGCTACCCAGCTTAGGGGAATGGCGATGCTGGCAAATGCAGATGGCAGCATTCTGGTGGGAACCTGGAAGGAAGGACTCTTTCGCGTGAGCAACGACGGCTTTGCCAAACTCCTCATTCCCCCTGTGCCGGGCAACGGTATGAACTTCATCCACAAGCTCTATGGAGACAGCCGCTATGTGCTCGTTGGCAGCGATGATGGACTGGTGCAGTATGACAGGATGACCAACCAGTGGCGCATGCTGTCGGAGGTGGAGAATCCTGCACGCCGCACCGCCGAGCGGTTTGTATATGGCATTATGAGGGATAGGGAAGATGGTCTCTGGATAGGCACCTACTATGGTGGTGTGAACTACATCCCGTCTTCTGCCATGCGCAACCGGTTTGACATGTATTTCCCTACCCTGGGCGGACTGCAGGGCAGCGTGGTGAGCCGCTTTGCCGAGGATGCCCGCCATCGCATCTGGATAGCCACCGACGATGCAGGCCTCGACTGCTACGACCCGCAGACCGACAGTTTCGTTGATTTCCCAGGCAAGCAGGAGATGGCGAAATACAACGCCCATGCGCTGTTCGTGGATGGCGACAACTTGTGGGTGGGAACCTATGGCAGGGGCATCATCAGGATGAACATGACTACGGGGGCGCAGACGCCCGTCAGGATGGATAGCTATGTCTTGAGCAGCAGCTGCTACAATTTCTTCCGCGACAGGAAACACCGTCTCTGGGCCACATCCATGCTGGGTGCCTTCCTGTTTGATGATCAGAAGCAGGAGTTCAGAAGAGTAAAACTCTTCAACGGCCTTACCATTGATATGGAGGAGGATCGTCAGGGCAACCTTTGGTTTGCTACCCAGGAAAACGGACTCTGGTGTCTTCGTCGCAACAACACCTGGAAGCAGTATCTCTACAGCGAGAAGGACACCAGTTCGCTGGGCAGCAACCAGGTAAACAGCATTCAGACCGACGGCAAGGGGCGCCTCTTCGTAGCCACCCTTCAGGGATTGTGTGAATATCAGCCTTCCAGCGACTCCTTTCGCCGCATCGCCGTCGATGCTCCAAGTCAGGATTTCAAGTCCATTCTCTTCGCCCAGGGCAGCATGTGGCTGTCGTCGGGCAAGGGCATCGTGAAGTATTCCGAGGACAAGCTGGTGCAGAAGTTCTGCCGTTTCGACGGATTGACCAGCGACCAGTTTCTTGCCAATTCCTGTCTTCTGTCGTCCGATGGCAGAATCTATTTCGGCACTACTCAGGGCTTCAACGCCTTCCGTCCGCAGCAGGTTACGCTCAACCGTATAGCGCCGCCCGTGGCAATCACTTCTCTCTCGCTCTTCAACAAGCGCATGGAGGTGGGCTCCGATAAGCTTCCCGAGGCATTGGACAAGGTAGATGAAATCAGCCTCTCTCACGATGAAAATGCCGTCACCTTCTCGTTTTCGGCACTGAGCTATGTCTCTCCCGAGAAGAATCTCTACAGCTATAAGCTCGATGGATTCGACGACGAATGGACCACCACCCACGAACCCCGTGCCGCCTATACCAATCTGCCAGCCGGCAGTTACACCTTCCGTGTGAAGGCCACCAACAACGACGGCGTGTGGTCTGAGGACGAGGCAACGCTTCAGATAGTGGTGCATCCGCCATTCTGGTGGTCGCTGCCTGCCAAGCTCATCTATCTGCTTCTCATTGGCCTGCTCGTATGGTACCAATGGAAGAAGCTGAAGCTTCGCCATCAGCAAGAGCTGGACAGCCTGGCTGAGAAGAAGGAGCTGGAGCTGCGCGATGCTCGCCTGCAGTTCTTCGCTATGGTAGCCCGCGAAATCCGCATTCCGCTCACCCTGATACTCGGTCCGCTGGATGCTCTGAAGGAGAAGTGGCAGAAAGTGAAGGAAGGATTGATGGAGGACGATATGAAGAATGAAGATTCGAGGAAGAATCGTATGAATAAGGATGATATGAAGAACGTCGACGAGATGGATGGTTTGATAGATGTTTTCAGCCGCAATTCCCAGCGAATGCTGACTCTCGTAGACCAGCTGCTCGATGGCAATAGGGTAGAGCTGATGGAGGCAGAATCATCGGCAGAATCATCGGCAGTTTCAGCATCAGCCTCTGAGCCATCTTCTGAGCCTGTTCCTGAGGCTCCTATGGACAATCGCCCTACCATCCTGGTAGTGGAGAATGATAAGGACATGAGAGATTTCATCGTAAACTCTCTGTCAGAAAAATACAGAATGCTGGTGGCAGATAACGGCGTGCAGGCACTGCGTATATTGTCTAAGCACGACGAGCTGAGTCTGATTATCACCAGTTGGATAATGCCTGTGATGAACGGAGTTGAATTCTGTCAGAAGGTGCGCCAGAACAAGAGTATCTGCCATCTGCCAATCGTCATACTGTCGGCGAAGACTGATGAGGATAGCAAGGCTCAGAGCAAGATTTGCGGAGCTGATGTATTCATCTCCAAGCCGTTCTCGATGAAATATCTCGTGGCGAGTGTGAACCAGCTGATAGAAATGCGCCGCACGCTGATATTCCGATTCCCTAAGGAAACAGCCGCCGGGGATTCATCTAAGGCTTCTTCTGCAAATTCTTCTGCAGGACCATCAGCTGGATTATCTGCAGGACCATTAGCAGGACTATCATCAGGGCCAGCAGCAGAATTTGTATCTTTTGCCTCTTCGGCGGAATCATCTGCAGCAGAGGAAGAGAATTATTCTCCAGAGCGCAGGTTCCTGGTGGATTTGGAGAAGCTGATAAAAGACAATCTTGCGAATCCGGATTTGAATGTACAGTTCTTGGCAGATAAGCTGGGCATGAGTCGCAGCTCCTTATTTAATAAGGTAAAGACGCTGCTGGCGGTAACGCCTAACGAACTGATACAGGCGATACGTCTCAGCACGGCTGCCCGCCTGTTGCAGGAGCGCAAGTATCGCATCAGCGAAGTGAGCGAAATGACCGGTTTCAGCAGTTCCAGCTATTTTGCCAAGTGCTTCCAGAAGCAGTATGGCATGAAGCCGGCAGAGTATGTGAATCTGCTGTAA
- a CDS encoding aldose 1-epimerase family protein yields MEQIKNDQLTVEISAHGAELKSIKDADGNEYLWDGDKEFWGGQSPLLFPIVGGLWKNTYRIGDKEYTLSRHGFGKLVDFQLVGKTGDRLTFALIDNEETFKNYPFHFNLAVSYRLAGNELHVIWHVENTDDKVIYFQIGGHPAFNVPGCKKGEKLKAFLKLDNEAPTRLFATIGGCVDPNARETVQTDNGILEVTDESFADDAYIFDKSQVKQISLLNEKGEPHVTVEFKTPAVGIWNPGNHAPFVCIEPWFGTCDWAEYTGEFKDKYMMNSLQPGASFMSEYIIRIEK; encoded by the coding sequence ATGGAACAGATTAAAAACGATCAGCTCACCGTTGAAATTTCAGCGCACGGAGCAGAACTCAAGAGCATCAAGGATGCTGATGGTAACGAATATCTCTGGGATGGCGACAAGGAATTCTGGGGCGGACAATCACCTCTCCTCTTCCCTATCGTAGGCGGATTGTGGAAGAACACCTACCGCATCGGCGACAAGGAGTACACCCTGTCTCGCCATGGCTTCGGCAAGCTCGTTGACTTCCAGCTCGTAGGCAAGACCGGCGACCGTCTTACCTTCGCCCTCATCGACAACGAGGAGACTTTCAAGAACTATCCATTCCACTTCAACCTCGCCGTTTCCTATCGTCTTGCCGGCAACGAGCTCCACGTTATCTGGCACGTTGAGAACACCGACGACAAGGTCATCTACTTCCAGATTGGCGGTCACCCAGCATTCAATGTGCCTGGCTGCAAGAAGGGCGAAAAGCTGAAGGCTTTCCTCAAGCTCGACAACGAGGCTCCTACCCGCCTTTTCGCAACCATCGGCGGATGCGTTGACCCTAACGCCCGTGAGACCGTACAGACCGACAACGGAATCCTGGAGGTAACAGACGAATCATTCGCAGATGATGCCTACATCTTCGACAAGAGTCAGGTGAAGCAGATTTCCCTGCTCAACGAGAAGGGCGAGCCACACGTAACCGTAGAGTTCAAGACTCCAGCCGTGGGTATCTGGAATCCGGGCAACCACGCTCCATTCGTCTGCATCGAGCCTTGGTTCGGCACATGCGACTGGGCTGAATACACCGGCGAGTTCAAGGATAAATACATGATGAACAGCCTGCAGCCAGGTGCCAGCTTCATGAGTGAATACATCATCAGAATAGAAAAATAA
- a CDS encoding ATP-binding protein — MENVKRVPYGVSDFVKVVERNQYYVDKTMYLPLLEEEADNLFFIRPRRFGKSVFISMLHAYYDLRTQDRFDAWFGDLWIGKHPTPLQGKFQVLHLDFSQVGGSIEKLEQNFNFYLGVELDGFIRDYQEYYSEYAIKKVEETETATGKLAVILNEAKSKRYPLYLIIDEYDNFTNTVLNEQGEDVYWAITHAEGFYRDIFKKFKGNFDRIFITGVSPVTLDDVTSGFNIGWHISTKPEFNQMLGFSTEDVREMFTYYKEKGAIRPDSDIEAIISNMKPWYDNYCFSVDALETQSKVFNCDMILYYLRNYMSSGEAPKEMIDPNTKTDYNKMRRLINLDKLDGDRKGIIRNIAETGEITCRLEETFPAHQITDPDVFPSLLFYYGMLTIKATRGDKLILGIPNNNVRKQYYSYLLEMFSEKAYLNTNQLTDYYYDMAYDGRWREGLQFLADSYAKVSSVRDGIEAERNLQGFFMAYLNLNNYYCTAPELELNHGFCDFFLLPDLTHYPTKHSYILELKLIPKKEKGMTAEAYQSAIQKQWSDAEAQIKRYAEAPRVEALRQGTQLHRIILQFDGWKLYRMDEV, encoded by the coding sequence ATGGAGAATGTGAAAAGAGTACCATACGGAGTTTCGGATTTCGTAAAAGTTGTGGAGCGAAATCAGTATTATGTGGATAAGACCATGTATCTGCCTCTTTTGGAAGAGGAGGCAGACAATCTCTTTTTTATTCGCCCTCGCCGTTTTGGCAAGAGCGTATTCATCAGCATGCTCCATGCTTATTACGACCTACGAACCCAGGATAGGTTTGATGCGTGGTTTGGTGATTTGTGGATAGGCAAGCATCCTACTCCCTTGCAGGGTAAATTCCAGGTTCTTCATCTTGACTTTTCGCAGGTAGGAGGCAGCATAGAAAAGCTTGAACAGAACTTCAATTTTTATCTGGGTGTGGAATTGGACGGCTTTATCCGGGATTATCAGGAATATTATAGCGAGTATGCGATTAAAAAGGTGGAAGAAACGGAAACTGCGACGGGAAAACTGGCTGTTATCCTGAACGAGGCGAAATCAAAAAGATACCCTCTTTACCTGATTATCGACGAATACGACAACTTCACCAACACCGTGCTTAACGAACAGGGTGAGGATGTGTATTGGGCAATCACCCATGCCGAAGGTTTCTATCGTGACATCTTCAAGAAGTTCAAGGGCAATTTCGACAGGATTTTCATCACGGGAGTAAGTCCTGTGACCCTGGATGATGTGACGAGTGGTTTCAACATCGGCTGGCATATTTCTACGAAGCCGGAGTTCAACCAGATGTTGGGCTTTTCTACGGAGGATGTTCGGGAGATGTTTACCTATTATAAGGAAAAGGGAGCCATCCGTCCGGATAGTGATATTGAGGCGATTATCAGTAACATGAAACCCTGGTATGATAACTATTGTTTCTCGGTGGATGCTTTGGAAACTCAGAGCAAGGTGTTTAATTGTGATATGATTCTCTATTATCTCCGCAATTACATGAGTTCGGGTGAGGCTCCGAAGGAGATGATTGATCCCAACACCAAGACGGATTACAACAAGATGCGCCGGCTTATCAATCTCGACAAACTGGATGGCGACCGCAAGGGCATTATCAGAAATATTGCCGAGACGGGCGAGATAACCTGCAGGCTGGAGGAAACTTTCCCGGCACATCAGATTACGGATCCCGATGTTTTTCCAAGTCTGCTGTTCTATTACGGCATGCTTACCATCAAGGCAACCCGAGGGGATAAACTGATTCTTGGGATTCCGAATAATAATGTGAGGAAGCAGTATTACAGTTATTTGCTGGAGATGTTTTCGGAGAAAGCATATCTGAATACCAATCAGCTTACCGATTATTATTACGATATGGCGTATGATGGTAGATGGCGTGAGGGTTTGCAGTTTTTGGCAGATAGTTATGCTAAGGTTTCGTCTGTGCGTGATGGTATTGAGGCAGAGCGCAATCTGCAGGGTTTCTTCATGGCGTATCTGAATCTGAACAATTACTATTGTACGGCTCCGGAGCTAGAGTTGAATCATGGTTTCTGTGATTTCTTCCTTTTGCCGGATTTGACTCATTATCCAACGAAGCATAGTTATATTTTGGAGTTGAAGCTGATTCCCAAAAAGGAGAAAGGTATGACAGCTGAGGCTTATCAGTCTGCCATCCAAAAACAATGGTCAGATGCTGAAGCACAAATCAAGCGATATGCTGAGGCTCCAAGGGTAGAAGCGCTTCGTCAGGGCACCCAGTTGCACAGAATCATCCTGCAATTTGACGGTTGGAAATTGTATAGGATGGATGAGGTGTAA
- a CDS encoding DMT family transporter yields the protein MTSSNKVKGFAAGVVAAVCYGTNPLGTLVLYGDGFNSSSVLIYRYLLAVLMFAVVMLFRKESFKVKWGHMIRLATLGCMFSLSSATLYVSFHYMAAGIASTILFVYPIMTAILMTVFFHEKLTWTTTLAILLAVSGVGLLYQGDGNDKLSTAGFALVMCSSLLYSLYIISVNQWKNPGMSNIKFTFYILVFGLITMLIYSFIAGEKIQMLQTPVQWAYAAQLALLPTVLSLFFMTISINLIGSTPAAIMGALEPVTAVIIGVCIFGESFSLQLAIGILAILAGVTIIIARKK from the coding sequence ATGACAAGCAGTAATAAAGTGAAAGGCTTTGCGGCGGGCGTTGTAGCTGCCGTGTGTTATGGTACCAATCCTTTGGGCACGTTGGTGCTCTATGGTGACGGATTCAATTCCAGTTCGGTGCTCATCTATCGCTATCTACTGGCGGTATTGATGTTTGCCGTGGTGATGCTGTTCCGCAAGGAGAGTTTCAAGGTGAAGTGGGGGCACATGATCCGTCTTGCCACGCTGGGCTGTATGTTCTCCCTCTCGTCGGCCACGCTCTACGTAAGTTTCCACTACATGGCGGCGGGAATAGCCAGCACCATCCTCTTCGTCTATCCCATCATGACGGCGATTCTGATGACGGTATTCTTCCATGAGAAGTTGACGTGGACCACCACGCTCGCCATTCTGCTGGCAGTATCGGGAGTGGGCTTGCTCTATCAGGGCGACGGCAACGACAAGTTGAGCACGGCTGGTTTTGCGCTGGTGATGTGTTCGTCGCTGCTTTATTCGCTCTACATCATCTCGGTGAACCAGTGGAAGAATCCGGGCATGTCGAACATCAAGTTCACCTTCTACATTCTGGTGTTCGGACTCATCACGATGCTCATCTATTCGTTCATTGCGGGCGAGAAGATTCAGATGCTGCAAACTCCGGTGCAATGGGCTTATGCCGCCCAGCTTGCATTGTTGCCAACGGTATTGTCGCTTTTCTTCATGACCATCTCCATCAATCTCATCGGTAGCACGCCAGCCGCCATCATGGGAGCCTTGGAGCCTGTAACGGCGGTAATCATAGGTGTCTGCATTTTCGGCGAGAGTTTCTCTCTTCAGCTTGCCATCGGCATCCTCGCCATCCTTGCAGGTGTAACGATTATCATAGCCAGGAAGAAATAA
- a CDS encoding OPT family oligopeptide transporter, with protein MEEKDNMQLPENAFRELKDGEEYKPLMSPDKVYPEVNGWSVTWGIVMAIIFSAAAAYLGLKVGQVFEAAIPIAIIAVGVSTATKRSKALGENVIIQSIGACSGAVVAGAIFTLPAIYILQAKYPEMTTSFMKIFMASALGGVLGILFLIPFRKYFVSDMHGKYPFPEATATTQVLVSGAKGGDQAKPLLIAGLVGGLYDFIVASLGWWNENFTSRVVSLGCDLADKAKLVFKVNTGAAVLGLGYIIGLKYAFYTCLGSFVVWWLIVPGMSVIFHDSVLSAWDPSIVKTVGEMSPEEIFRAYARSIGIGGIAMAGIIGIIKSWGIIKSAVGLAAKELKGKSDVDENVKRTQRDISFKIIAIGSLVTILITFLFFWFGVMDGNLLFAVIAILLVAAIAFLFTTVAANAIAIVGSNPVSGMTLMTLIFASVVMVAVGLRGPGGMLAALIMGGVVCTALSVAGSFITDLKIGYWLGTTPKKQEGWKFLGTLVSAATVGGVMMLLNETYGFASGSLAAPQANAMAAVIDPLMNGVGAPWVLYGIGALIAIVLTYFKIPALAFALGMFIPLELNVPLLVGGAINWYVTSRSKDAKVNAERGEKGTLIASGFIAGGALMGVVSALLKFGGVEASIADSWWADPMSEVCSLIAYICLIGFFIRATKK; from the coding sequence ATGGAAGAAAAAGATAATATGCAGCTCCCCGAGAATGCATTCCGCGAACTCAAAGACGGGGAGGAATACAAGCCGCTGATGTCGCCAGACAAGGTTTATCCCGAGGTAAACGGATGGTCGGTGACCTGGGGCATCGTGATGGCCATCATCTTCTCCGCCGCCGCAGCCTATCTGGGCTTGAAGGTGGGTCAGGTGTTCGAGGCAGCCATCCCTATCGCCATCATCGCCGTGGGCGTAAGCACCGCCACCAAGCGCAGCAAGGCACTGGGCGAGAACGTCATCATCCAGAGCATCGGAGCCTGCTCGGGTGCCGTGGTGGCAGGAGCCATCTTCACCCTGCCAGCCATCTACATCCTGCAGGCTAAATATCCGGAAATGACAACTTCGTTTATGAAGATTTTCATGGCTTCTGCCCTGGGAGGCGTGTTGGGAATCCTGTTCCTCATTCCTTTCCGCAAATACTTCGTAAGCGATATGCACGGTAAATATCCATTCCCAGAGGCCACAGCCACCACACAGGTGCTGGTGAGCGGAGCCAAGGGAGGTGACCAGGCTAAGCCCCTGCTCATCGCCGGACTGGTGGGTGGTCTTTACGACTTCATCGTAGCCAGTCTGGGATGGTGGAACGAGAACTTCACTTCCCGTGTGGTAAGTCTGGGATGCGACCTTGCCGACAAGGCGAAGCTCGTGTTCAAGGTAAACACAGGTGCAGCTGTATTGGGACTGGGTTACATCATCGGATTGAAATACGCCTTCTACACCTGTCTGGGTTCGTTCGTAGTATGGTGGCTGATAGTGCCAGGCATGAGCGTCATCTTCCACGACAGCGTGCTCAGCGCCTGGGATCCTAGCATCGTGAAGACCGTGGGTGAGATGAGTCCGGAGGAAATCTTCCGTGCCTACGCCCGCAGCATCGGTATCGGCGGTATTGCCATGGCAGGCATCATCGGCATCATCAAGAGCTGGGGCATCATCAAGAGTGCCGTAGGACTTGCCGCCAAAGAACTGAAGGGCAAGAGCGATGTGGATGAGAACGTGAAGCGCACCCAGCGCGACATTTCTTTCAAGATCATCGCCATCGGTTCGCTTGTCACCATCCTCATCACCTTCCTCTTCTTCTGGTTTGGTGTGATGGATGGCAATCTGCTCTTCGCCGTCATCGCCATCCTGCTGGTGGCAGCCATCGCCTTCCTCTTCACCACCGTGGCAGCCAATGCCATCGCCATCGTGGGTTCCAACCCTGTATCGGGAATGACCCTGATGACGCTCATCTTCGCCTCTGTGGTAATGGTGGCAGTGGGCTTGCGAGGTCCTGGCGGAATGCTTGCCGCCCTGATTATGGGTGGTGTGGTTTGCACAGCCCTTTCGGTGGCAGGTTCGTTCATCACCGATTTGAAGATTGGTTACTGGCTGGGTACTACGCCTAAGAAGCAGGAGGGATGGAAGTTCCTCGGCACCCTGGTGAGTGCGGCTACCGTGGGCGGCGTGATGATGCTGCTCAACGAGACCTACGGATTCGCTTCCGGCTCTCTGGCTGCTCCTCAGGCCAATGCGATGGCTGCGGTCATCGACCCTTTGATGAATGGTGTAGGTGCGCCTTGGGTGCTCTATGGCATCGGTGCCCTGATAGCCATCGTGCTTACCTACTTCAAGATTCCAGCCCTGGCTTTTGCCCTGGGTATGTTCATTCCGCTGGAACTGAACGTTCCGCTGCTGGTAGGTGGTGCCATCAACTGGTATGTTACTTCGCGCAGCAAGGATGCCAAGGTAAATGCGGAGCGTGGCGAGAAGGGTACGCTCATCGCCAGCGGTTTCATTGCCGGTGGAGCCTTGATGGGTGTGGTCAGCGCCCTGCTGAAGTTTGGCGGCGTAGAGGCCAGCATCGCAGACAGCTGGTGGGCAGACCCAATGTCAGAAGTTTGCTCGCTCATCGCCTACATCTGCCTGATAGGTTTCTTTATCAGAGCAACGAAGAAATAA
- a CDS encoding helix-turn-helix domain-containing protein has translation MKEQKDVKQRIEEGEFAQSAEISASYLDEDILIIDNVKVLQNPDPMRFQMNMIASCHRGSLKAELNGREFSVERGDIFISPPNSILDIKEVSDDFACTAMCVSNHGLLSILQSHISVWNRAMYVSKVLVLKMNEVDMKFYAKFTELVRLCLDTTFSERTSWKPYRREIVETLLKSALLAVSNLLLEDMSADDLNSSTVELFDKFLENLQQEDIKHRPVEYFARQLCITPKYLSIICKRHSGKTAIDWITEYTLADITYYLRSTSMSIKEVSCILGFSNTSFFGKYVREHLHTSPLKYRESVRKK, from the coding sequence ATGAAAGAACAGAAGGACGTGAAGCAGCGCATCGAGGAAGGTGAGTTTGCGCAGAGTGCCGAGATCAGCGCCAGCTATCTCGACGAGGATATCTTGATTATCGACAATGTCAAGGTGTTGCAGAACCCCGACCCGATGAGGTTCCAGATGAACATGATTGCATCTTGCCACAGGGGAAGCCTGAAGGCTGAACTCAACGGGCGGGAATTTTCCGTAGAAAGGGGCGACATCTTTATCAGTCCGCCCAATTCCATACTCGACATCAAGGAGGTGTCGGATGATTTTGCGTGCACGGCGATGTGCGTAAGCAACCATGGATTGCTCAGCATCCTTCAGTCGCATATCTCGGTGTGGAACCGCGCCATGTATGTGAGCAAGGTACTGGTACTGAAGATGAACGAGGTGGATATGAAGTTCTACGCCAAGTTTACAGAACTGGTGCGCCTCTGCCTCGACACCACCTTCAGCGAGCGCACCTCGTGGAAGCCCTATCGCCGCGAGATAGTGGAGACGCTGCTCAAGAGCGCCCTGCTGGCAGTGAGCAATCTGCTGCTCGAGGATATGTCGGCAGACGATCTGAACTCCAGCACCGTCGAACTCTTCGACAAGTTTCTTGAGAATCTGCAGCAGGAGGACATCAAGCATCGCCCGGTGGAGTATTTCGCCCGCCAGCTCTGCATCACGCCCAAGTACCTCTCCATCATCTGCAAGCGCCATTCGGGCAAGACGGCTATCGATTGGATTACGGAATACACCCTGGCAGATATTACGTACTATCTGCGCTCCACCTCCATGTCTATCAAGGAAGTATCGTGCATTCTGGGCTTCTCCAACACTTCGTTCTTCGGCAAGTATGTGAGGGAGCATCTGCATACGTCACCGCTGAAATACCGTGAAAGTGTCAGAAAGAAATAA